From bacterium:
GCGCGCCGAGGCTTTGTTGATGGCGTCAAGCGGCAGGGCGACTTTGATCAGATTTCTCCTCCTGCCCATTGTTATGCCTTGCTTTTTTTGCGAGTCTTTCGAAGTGGCGTTTGAGATGCTGTTTTCTGTTTTTCTTCATACATTGCGACAAAATTGAAAGGATCGAGGTTCAAGGGTGGCCTGCCTGCACGCCGCGTCAGGTCAGCAATAGACTCACGAACGTACGGATAGATAATCGACGCACAATTTATATGGACGATACGATCCAATTTTTCTTTTAGAGGCATTTCTTCGAAAGCAAATGAACCTTCCCACGCAACGGAAAAGCGGAAAGGTTGATTCTCGGAATCGGATG
This genomic window contains:
- a CDS encoding protein-export chaperone SecB, giving the protein MDYKFSISGIRLNEAHFAINQEYKREKNKPIEIIHSVEIGYKQTEKILHVLVSVSSDSENQPFRFSVAWEGSFAFEEMPLKEKLDRIVHINCASIIYPYVRESIADLTRRAGRPPLNLDPFNFVAMYEEKQKTASQTPLRKTRKKSKA